The genome window AgcataattttagtatataaattatgcTCAACATTAAGGTTACTAAGGAAAGCTTTATGAAGTAAATAAGTTATGCAAGGAAGCTCAAAGAGGAAAATCATCAAAAAGCTAGTGTGCATAACATAATGGATGTTTCAGTCTTTCAGAATAATCTTAAGATTGCATAATACTATAATGGAAGATGAATGCTACACGAAACTCACCGTTGAGGCCGGTGACCGCCGGAGGAGTAGCCATCCGTGTTAGTAACATACAACAATCCGCCCAATTTCACGGCCGCAATGGCAGCTCGGAGAAAGCCGGAATCGCTGCCGAAAGAATCAACGTCAATGAGATCAAAATAATCCCTCTCCAAGTACCGCTCCGTCAAGACCCGCGTCGCGTCGGAATGCGTCACCACCCATCTGCTCCCGTCCCCCGAAACCCTAGAAAGATTCCCCAAAATTATGCCCCGGATACAGTCATTCGCGTCGTTTGCGAGCACGAAATCGGCCTCCGCCTCCACCAAGTACCGCAGGGACCGAATTCCGCATCCGCACATCGCGTCCAGGACCCTGAGGCTGCCCTCGGACTTCTTGCGGAGAGCTGCCGAGAGCACGCCGAGGTCTCGCCCGGTGGCGCTCTCGTGGCGGAAGAAGGTGTCGCCGACGTCGAATTGCAGGCCGCGCTCCGTCTGGAGCTGGGATTTGCAGGCATTGATGAGCTTGCACTTTGGAAGTTTGAGGTTAGGGTTTAGAGCTTTGGGATGGTGATAAACGGATAGAGTTTTTAGCGGGAGAGAAGCCATGGCGGGAAATGGATATAATCCCTTCAGTTGCAGAGTGTACTGTGAAGAAGATGGTTAGTTACTTTTTTAACCGCCCATTTATttccctttttatttatttatttattttaaagagttaaataaaaaggactaaaaaacaataaatcaaGAACAATGTCACAACAAAAGAGTGTTAAagctttttaattttcagcttattggcccaataagccaaggccaataagacatttaccaaacactttaaaataacttattggttggtcaaatagctaaacttggtcaaataagctaaaatttggcttataagccaataaccaaacacccccaagaTCTTGTAGTTAGGGGGCAAAACTTCTATTTATAGATTAGTATACATGATTACATGCACTAGTTTAATTGTGactaatttttctaaaatttaggTGTATAGACTATATATAGTATAGTTTATATTTGAATTagacattttgatttttttttaattagatctCTTTCATTATTCTTAACTAAGAATATTCAAAGCCaataaattataatgaattGGATATCTTACTTAGAGGCAAGTCTACAACTTTATATACTGTCCAatttgtcactttttttagttAGTACACGACCTAAGTTCGGAACCCATATCTTAATAAttactaaattttatatttttaccctAAATTACAATGATATATCATATACATTAAATTGAAGCTAGAAGTTTTTTCATCATGATGTGGTAAATACAATTGTTCCCAGGAATACGTATAAATAATAGATGAGAGCTTTTGTACAAGACCTTGAGGCCCATCGACGATTGTTCTAAGTTCTAGAGCTCGAGAACTAGCGACTGCGAGTCAGAGGATCCCGAGCGGCCGAGCTAAATATATGAGTatgaaaaatgtcaaaaatcATTCTTTCGTGCATTTAATGCAGTATTTATAGGAGGCTAAAAGGAACACATGCCGATCCCTCGGCATGCATGACACGTGGAGCTCATGCACAAGGGAAGGATGGAGGCTTCACTGATTCCTCTATGTGTATCAAGATTCCTGACACCCCCATTCTTGCCGCAATCTGATTTGACTAAAAGAACGAGGCTCAGGGCTCTAAGTGAAGAAGGTTGAGTGGTTCGTCTCGACCTAATATGGTCGGGGCGAACCAACAAATGGTCAAGTACTGCTTTTGATTAAGCTCCTACTCGGTCTGACATACTAGGTCGGATCGATAGATCGAGAATGAGGTCAATGATCGGGAGTCACTCCTCTCGGCAATCTACTCGGATATCGAGCAGGTGCACAATACGTACATACAGAGAGGTCGGGTATATTTCCTATCacatcttttttaattaaaagtttcaTAGATCTTTAAAATCATCGAAAAttctagtgtgtgtgtgtgtgtgtgtgtgtatatatatatatatatatatataggtccttAATCAGGAGAGAATCATGTCtcaggtgagaacgtaaggacaaattCAAGCCAgcgatctagtagatctaatggttgaaataaacaaaattttataatatttatgaaaatgaccccgctcattttttacttgatttctcatccatcagatcttatagatcaatggtttagatttgtcctcacATTCTCACTTGGGcgcatagttctcatatgattaagattctatatatatatatatatatataaacataataaatgtgaatgaaggttatacccctcatttatgtccgttttttccgttaagttttttttttgtacgttatgctataaaagttgtactacataatattttggacaaatatatccctaccgttataacttccgttatcttttccactattgttactatgcacatgcatccaccatatattttcttatcttcttcaataataataataataataataatatgcacattaaatattagagttatatgttagttattttttaaaatataaatatatcatttataaaaatattttatattataattattatttactattttaaaatttaaataaatttaaaattttaatacaaaatactaatattgggcacattttttttgcgcatcgcgcataagaaaaactagtgtatatatatgtatatatgtgtaaatttgttattattatatttgctctttaatttgataatattttaaaaatattttcaaagataATATCATAATAAGTCATCTTCCATCAACTTTATGGACCCCTCACTTCATCCTTATTCATGCAAAAAATCCAAAACACAAGCCAAAGGTGACAAACATGTTTCCCCCATTTTGTTACATGTGCACATGCAAAGAATTCCACATTCTTCCAATCTTCCCCAagcaaaaataattaattataaaaagagtaaaatgCATGAAAGAGTTTGAATCGATTAATCATTAGTGGTCtagttaaattttaattaaattatattatttttatttataaacttAAATAGTTTGTGATAGTTTATAAgcaaacaattaattaaaaataaatcatgttaaagagttttgaactgaactttcttcaaaaaaaaattaaattttacgaTTTAATTCGAATCAAATCCGAATTAATTTTGCCACCTCAGAAATCAGAATCACTCCCTCTTATCCAGTACATATTAAATGCGGAGAATGTGTAAAGATTCTCACGTTCTATCCCACTGTCGCTTTTGGGCATATTCTGACGAAACACAACAACAGTCTTTCGAAGCCATCAAGAATGTCGATCGAATCTTTTGATTTGTCACATGCGATATGATCAACTTTTACAGATCGAACATCCTTAAACTACAACCAATCTTTCGATATGCATCAATTCTGATATCagatatgataataatataatctccTGCGGCGAGCAATGTACATGGACGACAGATCCCCATGTTTCCTGTTATGTGTTCCAATTCCAGCCCCCAGATTGGGTTTATCTATCCCCCATCTTTCTTAGGTGGAAAGCATCACAAAGCTAGAAGCTTTAATTTATACCTAACATGCGGGATTGCTAATGTAACTATAAATTTTGAGGATAGGAGTATGAGACTGACCAGACCGATATATCTATGTTATatgtaaacaaaaaaatatgaaagCTTTATAATTCAGCATTTCAGAACAGTTATCAATAACTAATGTAATAGGTCCGAGTCGAGGACTAATGTTATCGACCTATGTTatatctaaattttttaaaaaagttgagAAAGCTTTATAATCCAGCATTTCGGAACAGCTGGTCAATGGGCGACTAATGTAACAATGAGGCCAAGAGAAGCTTCACTTGTgctatatgcaaaaaaaagaaagaaacctTATAATCCAGCATTTTGGAACAGTTGGTAAGTGAGCTATTAATGTAGCAACAAATCTAAAGATCTAtctataatttaaataaaaaaaaaagttaagaaactTTATGATATAGGGATAGTTAATGTACTAAATTAGCAAGTTCGGAGCATCCACTTATGCTATAGgcaaaaaaaaaggtggaaGATTTATTGGTCGGAACAATATGATGGAGGAAAAAGTGATagagaaaaatgtaaaactgTTCTTTTACCAATTACCATGCACTCCTGAAATggtaaataatgataataaggCAAAAGGTGTGTTTTTCTCATCAAGCAACCATTGAAATCATTGGgggtaataactaataaacgTGTTTTTGCCATTGAAGATCAGAGAGGGAGCTGAGAGAGGTGAAAACTTTGAAAGAGAAAGGGACCAGCTACCAGAAGTGGTTGAAGACAGAAAGGGTCCATGTTCTAATCAGGCAATCACGTGGGGTTGCCTCTATAAAACAACAAAATCTACTCCCCTCCTGCAACTTCCTCAATCCTAAAACCATTATATTGCCCACCCTTTTTTCCACTTTTCAGCTTTCCAATCACGTTTCTTGATTTCCTCTCCATCACCATCGCCATTTTTTGCAGCTAGGGTGGGTGCTAGCTAGTGTGCTACTACTGCCTAAAAGGAGCATCAAGATTCTGCCTCTCTGAGTTTCTGGGTAATTTCTTGATACCCTTTAGTGAAAAACCAGTTAAGAAAGCTGACATTTTGAATTCTTGAAATGCTTTAGCCATATCTGTGTGTTCTGTGTTCTTTCTTGCCtgtggagttttttttttctttctttctttttgggtTTCCCTCAGAAAGTGGATGGAAGTTTGGCAGTACAGACACTTATTAGGGATGTGGGTACTGGGTATAGTCTATATTTTTGTCCATAAATCTCCATTATTTCCGTGGGGCTCAAACTTGGTGtgattggtttttttttttttttttttaatgacaagagtcaatatttgaCGGTGTGCACCAGATAAACCCTAGCCAGCAAATTATCACGAGATGTAATATAAACCAGTTTAAGTTACtcatagttgaccggctcaaaccaagaagtcTAGTAGGCTGCGCCTGctaggagtcgaacttgtaactttgtttTACTGAGTTAAAAGCATGACAAACTTGGATGGGGTTGCCTATGGTGTGATTGGTTTTGATAATAATGCAGATGTGAACTGTCTGTTGGATCATGTGCTTCTGGCTGGCTTTCCATTTGAAATTTCCTGTTTTCTTCTGGCTGGTTGGGatgttaattattaatatgAAATTGAAAGAGTGCTGTACTTACACTGCTTTCATGGTTGAACCTAACGCTGATTTTGGCAAATTTCTTGTTCTCTAACAGCAAACTATCAACATCCCACCACAAATTTATCAGCTTTAACCCAAATGCTGTATAGTGTTTTCATAATGAGAGAACAGGATGAGTAAAGATTAGATTTTGTGCAATTCGTCGGGTTTCTCGAGCTGagtttttacttttgtttgtCAAGATCAAAGGCTGCTGAATAGCAAAGATGCAAGTGTGCCATGTGAGGGCTTTCTTTTTTGTCGTCTGATGCTGCTGCTCTGTCGTATTCAGCCACGAAAATATCATTCGTTTGTATATAAAAGCAGCATAATCAGCTCAAAGTTCCATCAAAACTGATTAAATCAGTGCAGGAATCTGGGGGAAAAAAAACATGGATCTTGAGAATGGCAAGTGTTGGGACACTGCAAAGGTACATTTCCTGGATATTGTTGCATTTGGAGCAGGATTTTATGATGTTTTCTGAATCTTAACGAAATGATTTTCCTGTTGCAGAAGAGTTCATGGAAGACGACGTTGATTCTAGCATACCAAAGCCTCGGGGTGGTGTATGGGGATCTCAGTATCTCCCCTATCTATGTCTACAAGAGCACATTTGCAGAAGACATTCATCACTCGGAGACGAATGAAGAAATCTTTGGTGTTCTGTCGTTTGTTTTCTGGACTTTAACTCTTGTCCCTCTATTCAAGTATGTGTTTATAGTGCTTCGAGCTGACGATAATGGAGAGGGTAAGTAAGTATATATCCACAGCCAATACCCGAAATGTTCTCGTTTTCTGATTGCAGACATCAAatcaattgaagcatgtgctccatctcaactaaaagcctattctggtagttggattgcacatttatgtttatatattattcatgCTCAACAAAATCGTTGGACTGTTCTCGTGTTGCAGGTGGCACTTTTGCACTGTATTCTCTGATATGCAGGCATGCCAAAGTTAGCCTTCTCCCAAACCGACAGATTTCTGATGAGGCTCTTTCCACTTATAAACTCGAGCCCCCACCCGAGGCCAAGAACAGCTCGAAGGTGAAAATGGTGCTCGAAAAGCACAGATCACTGCACACTGCACTGCTAATCTTGGTTCTGCTTGGCACTTGTATGGTCATCGGAGATGGACTGCTTACTCCAGCCATATCGGGTATACATTTCTGGTTTTTTAGTATGTTTTCCCGCGATGATTTGTGCTCCATGACTGACATAGTGACATCCAATCTACTTGATCTGCAGTTTTCTCTGCAGTTTCTGGCCTCGAGTTATCCATGTCTAAAGATCACCACCAGTGTAAGCTTCGTTCCTTAACAGTTATCGATATCCTGCCAAAACCGAATCCAGTTTTGTCAtatattttcatgaatcctATGTTTCAGATGCTGTGATTCCTATTACCTGTGTCATCCTAGTATGCCTGTTCGCGTTACAACATTATGGGACTCATCGAATTGGTTTTGCTTTCGCCCCGGTTGTGCTTACTTGGCTGCTCTGCATCAGTGCTCTTGGATTGTATAACATCTTCCACTGGAATCCCCATATATACAAGGCTCTTTCCCCTTATTACATGGttaagttcttgaagaagacTAGACAAAGAGGGTGGATGTCATTGGGAGGAATTCTTCTCTGCATTACTGGTAAAAAGCCTTCAACTTTTGAGTGTTCATAGCTTTATTGTTTGATTAAAAAGTGTAGAAGAAAGACCTGTCTTAGTATTGACGGTtgagtatataaaatataaatgtgtagttCAACTATTAGTTTAGACGGGCAGAACAAAATAGAATGTATCCTATCAAAACCAAACCTAAATCAGAGGTCATGGGTTGAGTTCCGATGGATAGtctaactatcagtttagactgAACACGTCTTTTAATTGACAAGTGCCAACATTGGGTGTTACTTCATAACAGGATCTGAAGCAATGTTTGCTGATCTTGGTCACTTCTCATATGCTGCAATTCAGGTATATCTTTATTGAATGATCGTTTATGCGGTGCATTTGAAAACGCTTTGACAGTACATTTAAAAAACAGTTTCCAAATGTAGTGTCAGTTATCATGGATGTACTTTCTAAGCGTTTTCAAATGCATAATAATTGTACAGAAATGTCACCTcagtttttctttatttctcaACCGTAACATCTACTAGATCGATGATTAGAATTTGTCTACATTTCTTATCTGGAAAGTTTGTCTTTTCCATGTCAGATTGCTTTCACCTTTCTGGTTTATCCAGCACTGATCTTAGCATACATGGGCCAAGCAGCTTTTCTATCAAGGCATCATCACACCATTCACCAGATTGGTTTCTATGTATCAGTTCCAGGTATCATTTCCCCCTAGAATGAACACTGATCCCATGGGGATGTATGTtcaagcatataatatataaaacataaatgtgttGTCTGACTGTTGACTTCGACTGCAAATGCAGAAAGCGTGAGGTGGCCGGTGCTTGTCGTCGCCATTCTGGCGTCGGTCGTCGGCAGTCAGGCAATCATCAGTGGAACATTCTCAATCATCAACCAGAGCCAATCCCTAGGTTGTTTCCCAAGAGTCAAGGTGGTTCACACCTCTGATGAAATACATGGGCAGGTTTACATCCCAGAGATCAACTGGATACTAATGATCCTTTGTGTTGCTGTGACCATTGGATTTAGAGACACAAAGCACATGGGGAATGCATCAGGTACCATCACCTTTTAGTTGCAAGTCTCATCTTTTTCCATACTATAGCTCCATATGACTTGGGAAAAATGACATCAACCCAACCAAGTTAATTAAGTTATTGATTTGATGACTATAAGGTAATATGTTCGACTTCCCGCATAAATAGTCTATTGACTTTTATCCCGTCGCTATGCACAACCCATTGTGATACTTTGCCgactaggttttttttttttttttttttttttttttttttttttttttNNNNNNNNNNNNNNNNNNNNNNNNNNNNNNNNNNNNNNNNNNNNNNNNNNNNNNNNNNNNNNNNNNNNNNNNNNNNNNNNNNNNNNNNNNNNNNNNNNNNNNNNNNNNNNNNNNNNNNNNNNNNNNNNNNNNNNNNNNNNNNNNNNNNNNNNNNNNNNNNNNNNNNNNNNNNNNNNNNNNNNNNNNNNNNNNNNNNNNNNNNNttttttttttttttttttttttttttttttttttgtctgtatGTAATGAAATATTAACCCTAAccaaaggcaaaaacttgtatatGACCGTCTTTGAGATGGGCCGGATCTTTGATTGAAGAGGTCAAAGATTCGACATGTTTAATAGATTAAAATatgtaagacggtctcacacaaatgttaCCTTTAACCAAAAGAACCAAAATTTTCGCTAAGAGAATAATTGAGAAACCAAATATTGACAAAATAATGACGAGGAATTCTATTACTCCCGGAACCAAATATGTCAGTTTTTTGTGATCAAGAAGCTTGTACTCACTACCTAAGCGGGTGCAGGAGATAAACTTTGCCTCTTTATCTAAACGGACTAAGGATCACAAAGAAGTAAACTAATTTAAGTTATCTGATTGGTTTAAGCTAAAAAGATCAATAGATTATTCTCTTTAAACTTGAAGCATTGCCGTAACTAAGCTAACGAACTTGACTAGGTTGTCCCGATATAACTAACAATACGTCATTTTCCCTGTCCATTGCAGGATTAGCAGTGATGGCAGTGATGCTGGTGACTACATGCCTCACTTCACTAGTCATCATCCTCTGCTGGCACAAACCTCCCATCCTCGCTCTCtgcttcctcctcctcttcggCTCCATCGAGCTTCTCTACTTCGCCGCCTCCCTCATCAAGTTCCTCGAAGGCGCCTGGCTCCCCATCCTCCTCTCCCTCTTCCTCCTCACCGTCATGTTCGTCTGGCACTACGCCACCATCAAAAAATACGAATTCGATCTCCAGAACAAAGTCTCCCTCGAATGGCTCCTCGCCCTAGGCCCCAGCCTCGGCATTTCTCGAGTCCCCGGAATCGGCCTGGTTTTCACCGATCTCACCTCCGGAATTCCCGCTAACTTTTCCCGGTTCGTAACTAACCTCCCCGCTTTTCACGGAATTCTGGTATTCGTCTGTATTAAATCGGTTCCGGTCCCGTTTGTCCCGCCCGCGGAACGGTATCTGGTCGGACGGGTGGGCCCCGCGTCTCACCGCTCGTATCGGTGTATTGTCCGGTACGGCTACCGGGATGTTCACCAGGACGTGGATTCATTCGAATCGGAGCTTGTGAGTATTCTCGCGGATTTTATCCGCTACGATTGGTACAAATCTCACGGCGTCATCGACGACGTCGACGGCGACGCGCCAGCCGGCGCGTCGCCGGCGGAATACCAGCTGGCCGTGATCGGAACCGTCGCGCTCTCCAGATCGCCGGCGTTCGACGCCGACGACGAAAGCGTACAGCCGGCGAGCGTTTCCGCGGGGTTCCCCACGGTGGAGAGCGTGACGGAGATgttgccgccgccgccgcctgcggCGGCGGCGTCGGGGAAACGAGTTAGGTTTGCGGTGGACGAGGAATCTGCTTCGGAGGTGGATTCGCGGTCGGAAATGGAGATTCAGATGCAATCGGAGCTGGAAGAGCTTTACGCGGCGCAACAGGCGGGCATAGCATTCATTCTCGGACATTCGCACGTGAGAACGAAACAAGGATCGTCTCTTTTCAAACGATTGGCCATTAATTTCGGGTATAATTTTCTGAGGAGGAATTGCAGGGGCACAGATGTGTCGTTGAAGGTCCCGCCGGCGTCTCTTCTTGAAGTTGGGATGGTTTATgttgtttgaactttgaatacTAAAGATGAAATGTGGTTCTTTGTTTTGAGTGTTAAAGAGAATAGTGATACACTAGTATAGTGCCCGTGCATATAAAAATTGTTAAACTTATTGCCCAATtgtatgcaataataataatttaaattattatattcacaaaacataagataaaaaattaaaaattatatttaaattacaaatggaacaaataaaaaacaaacatgCAAATGGTaaacaataaatattcaaatacaacttatattattaataagaacaattttttacaatattacaaattattgaaaacttgaTGATATACAACGTTAGTGGTTGATGTAGAAGTTGTACTTGAGTCGTTGGCAATCACTATTTAAAGACCATTTGGATTGTTAATTCGAGATGTAGCAACATACAACTGGCCATGTACCCGTGCAATGCACAGACtaaatattagtaatattaatattaaattatatatggtaattaatattgtttttattaaattaaaatttaaaatacgaaaaattttaaaatttatatttttcagaGTTTAACCTTTAAACACCGATTTCTTTA of Ipomoea triloba cultivar NCNSP0323 chromosome 3, ASM357664v1 contains these proteins:
- the LOC116013687 gene encoding potassium transporter 2-like; this translates as MDLENGKCWDTAKKSSWKTTLILAYQSLGVVYGDLSISPIYVYKSTFAEDIHHSETNEEIFGVLSFVFWTLTLVPLFKYVFIVLRADDNGEGGTFALYSLICRHAKVSLLPNRQISDEALSTYKLEPPPEAKNSSKVKMVLEKHRSLHTALLILVLLGTCMVIGDGLLTPAISVFSAVSGLELSMSKDHHQYAVIPITCVILVCLFALQHYGTHRIGFAFAPVVLTWLLCISALGLYNIFHWNPHIYKALSPYYMVKFLKKTRQRGWMSLGGILLCITGSEAMFADLGHFSYAAIQIAFTFLVYPALILAYMGQAAFLSRHHHTIHQIGFYVSVPESVRWPVLVVAILASVVGSQAIISGTFSIINQSQSLGCFPRVKVVHTSDEIHGQVYIPEINWILMILCVAVTIGFRDTKHMGNASGLAVMAVMLVTTCLTSLVIILCWHKPPILALCFLLLFGSIELLYFAASLIKFLEGAWLPILLSLFLLTVMFVWHYATIKKYEFDLQNKVSLEWLLALGPSLGISRVPGIGLVFTDLTSGIPANFSRFVTNLPAFHGILVFVCIKSVPVPFVPPAERYLVGRVGPASHRSYRCIVRYGYRDVHQDVDSFESELVSILADFIRYDWYKSHGVIDDVDGDAPAGASPAEYQLAVIGTVALSRSPAFDADDESVQPASVSAGFPTVESVTEMLPPPPPAAAASGKRVRFAVDEESASEVDSRSEMEIQMQSELEELYAAQQAGIAFILGHSHVRTKQGSSLFKRLAINFGYNFLRRNCRGTDVSLKVPPASLLEVGMVYVV